From Gimesia panareensis, the proteins below share one genomic window:
- a CDS encoding alpha/beta hydrolase family protein, which yields MPQTRCSIFSSCFLTICTFVLLVQSVPAAEDKPQPDERLQKLLKRFPDADKNKDGILTREEAREYRQQLQKRQNRNARPANAVKPTFADVKYGDHARNVLDFYQAQSDQPTPLVIYIHGGGFVGGNKRVNPGFLKQCLDAGISVAGIHYRFIDGKDVLLPEPQRDGARAVQFLRSKAKEWNIDPKRVACFGGSAGAGISMWIGFHDDLANPDSDDPVERESTRIQAIGTFGGQSTYDPIKIKALVGGRAWEHPSIFKAYGVTTAEEALHPTPEQQKRYDESSAITHLTKDDPPLYMVYSEADGPLPANARPGQGIHHPNFGRDLVKNMNELGIENVFIYTPDAKGRNPQREMLEFFQKQFAKVK from the coding sequence ATGCCGCAGACGCGCTGCTCAATCTTCAGTTCATGCTTTCTCACTATCTGCACTTTTGTGTTACTCGTGCAGTCCGTCCCGGCAGCCGAAGACAAACCCCAGCCCGACGAACGCCTGCAGAAGCTGTTGAAACGCTTTCCGGACGCCGACAAAAACAAGGACGGCATCCTCACCCGCGAAGAAGCACGGGAATACCGCCAGCAGCTGCAGAAACGCCAGAACAGGAACGCCCGGCCCGCGAATGCCGTCAAACCAACCTTTGCTGACGTCAAATATGGCGATCACGCACGAAACGTCCTCGACTTCTACCAGGCCCAATCGGATCAACCGACGCCCCTGGTGATCTATATTCACGGCGGGGGCTTTGTCGGCGGCAATAAGCGGGTCAATCCCGGTTTTCTCAAGCAGTGTCTGGACGCCGGCATCAGCGTCGCCGGGATCCACTATCGCTTTATCGACGGAAAAGACGTCCTGCTCCCCGAACCGCAACGCGACGGCGCCCGGGCCGTACAGTTTCTCCGCAGTAAAGCCAAAGAGTGGAATATCGACCCCAAACGGGTCGCCTGCTTCGGGGGTTCAGCCGGTGCCGGGATCTCCATGTGGATCGGCTTTCACGACGACCTCGCCAATCCGGACAGCGATGATCCCGTCGAACGCGAATCGACCCGCATCCAGGCCATCGGCACCTTCGGCGGTCAAAGCACCTACGATCCGATCAAAATCAAAGCCCTGGTCGGCGGCCGGGCCTGGGAACATCCTTCGATCTTCAAAGCCTACGGCGTCACCACCGCGGAAGAGGCCCTCCACCCCACTCCGGAGCAGCAGAAACGCTACGATGAATCTTCCGCGATCACGCACCTGACGAAAGACGATCCGCCCCTGTATATGGTCTACAGCGAAGCCGACGGCCCCCTGCCCGCCAATGCCCGACCCGGACAGGGCATCCATCACCCCAACTTCGGCCGCGACCTGGTCAAAAACATGAACGAACTCGGCATCGAAAACGTCTTCATCTACACGCCGGATGCCAAAGGCCGCAATCCCCAACGCGAAATGCTGGAGTTCTTCCAGAAACAGTTCGCGAAGGTGAAATAG
- a CDS encoding GntR family transcriptional regulator, with the protein MKPAIVDLAARIQSDIQQRKLQPGDPYYTTSETARSFQVSGTTANRALQLLTQRRVLVRKQRAGTFIADPESHQADPSLQRVHLVVHQKYLEREGLLADGILIGLQRELPEAELEFNFLPHRDEEAYVEEIVNRALKSSETEAFVLQRAQVGVQRILAESGLPTVVNGVLQPSITGLAHIDRDQSQIGRLLFQHLLQQKCQRLLVVFRDQVTAGDHRLLDAVQQELHAAGWGIDRLTVRCLPADDRAIQVSAQEVLEQSSSKLGILCRSEPAARAIAVRLSEQKRPRKKQPEIVVADRFARDTAPCPFPHIQAQLSPEAYGQEIARMLIQQVQGARPETLFHNVPVELVVP; encoded by the coding sequence ATGAAACCAGCGATTGTGGATCTGGCCGCGCGGATTCAGTCTGACATCCAACAGCGGAAGCTGCAGCCCGGCGATCCTTATTATACCACCAGCGAGACGGCCCGCTCCTTTCAAGTCAGCGGGACGACCGCCAACCGTGCCCTGCAACTGCTCACGCAGCGGCGGGTCCTGGTGCGCAAACAGCGGGCCGGCACCTTCATTGCGGATCCAGAATCACATCAGGCAGATCCGTCTCTGCAGCGCGTGCACCTGGTCGTGCATCAGAAATACCTGGAACGGGAAGGCCTGCTGGCCGACGGCATTCTGATCGGCCTGCAGCGGGAACTCCCCGAGGCCGAACTCGAATTCAATTTCCTCCCGCACCGCGACGAAGAGGCGTACGTGGAAGAGATCGTCAACCGGGCGCTCAAGTCGAGCGAAACGGAAGCCTTCGTATTACAGCGGGCGCAGGTGGGCGTGCAGCGGATTCTCGCAGAGAGCGGCCTGCCCACCGTGGTGAACGGGGTTCTGCAGCCATCCATTACGGGACTGGCGCATATCGACCGGGATCAGTCGCAGATCGGGCGTCTGTTGTTTCAGCATCTGCTTCAGCAGAAATGCCAGCGACTGCTGGTCGTCTTTCGCGATCAGGTGACCGCCGGCGATCATCGACTGCTGGATGCCGTACAACAGGAGCTGCACGCCGCCGGCTGGGGCATCGACCGGCTGACGGTTCGCTGTCTCCCCGCGGATGACCGGGCGATTCAGGTCTCGGCTCAGGAAGTCCTGGAACAGTCCTCAAGCAAGCTGGGGATCCTCTGTCGATCCGAACCGGCGGCCCGGGCGATTGCGGTGCGTCTGTCGGAGCAGAAGCGGCCCCGCAAGAAACAGCCCGAGATTGTCGTTGCCGACCGGTTTGCCCGCGACACGGCTCCCTGCCCGTTCCCCCACATCCAGGCACAACTCTCACCGGAAGCATACGGACAGGAAATCGCCCGCATGCTGATCCAGCAGGTTCAGGGAGCGCGTCCGGAGACGCTGTTCCATAACGTGCCGGTCGAACTGGTGGTACCCTGA
- a CDS encoding sialidase family protein: MPQFPLHPAKICSLFVLLIVALVQTTQADDLQKTTLFEARDGQYHHYRIPGIIATSKGTLLAYCEARKTAGDWADIDILMRRSTDGGLTWAPPQVIHDAKEHTVNNVVAFNDAQTGQVHLLYCENYARCYYSFSNDDGQTFSPRVEITSVFEQFRKEYDWNVIATGPGHGIQLKNGRLLVPVWLSTGGKKHRPSCVSTIFSDDHGKTWQRGEIIVNQGDEFAGETIVNPSETVAVQLFNDKVLVNIRTESKPHRRLIAVSDNGATGWADIRFDPQLLEPVCMGSILRVPAGKSHPKNAIVFANPDNLEGSSKRRGPNRDRKNLTLQVSFDDCQSWADKRVLEPGISGYSDLAALPDGTIVCFYEDGGLKNNGYDTTGLTVARFPLKWIQED; the protein is encoded by the coding sequence ATGCCTCAGTTTCCCTTGCACCCGGCGAAAATCTGTTCCCTGTTTGTGCTGCTGATCGTGGCCCTCGTGCAGACCACACAGGCAGACGACCTGCAGAAAACGACTCTGTTTGAGGCCCGGGACGGTCAGTATCATCACTACCGGATTCCCGGCATCATCGCCACCAGCAAGGGAACGCTGCTCGCCTACTGCGAAGCTCGCAAAACAGCCGGCGACTGGGCCGATATCGATATTCTGATGCGTCGCAGTACCGACGGCGGCCTGACCTGGGCACCGCCGCAGGTGATTCATGACGCGAAAGAGCACACCGTCAACAATGTGGTTGCCTTCAACGATGCCCAGACCGGGCAGGTACATCTCTTGTATTGTGAGAACTATGCCCGCTGTTATTACTCATTCAGCAACGATGACGGGCAGACCTTCAGCCCCCGCGTGGAAATCACCTCGGTCTTCGAACAGTTTCGCAAGGAATACGACTGGAACGTGATTGCCACCGGGCCGGGCCATGGTATCCAGTTGAAAAACGGACGACTGCTGGTGCCGGTCTGGCTTTCGACCGGGGGGAAGAAACATCGTCCATCCTGCGTCTCGACGATTTTCAGTGATGATCACGGCAAAACCTGGCAGCGAGGCGAGATCATCGTCAACCAGGGAGACGAGTTCGCCGGCGAGACGATTGTGAATCCCAGCGAGACGGTCGCCGTCCAGCTGTTTAATGACAAAGTCCTCGTGAATATCCGCACGGAGTCGAAGCCGCACCGCCGGTTGATTGCCGTCAGTGACAACGGGGCGACCGGCTGGGCCGACATCCGCTTTGATCCACAGTTGCTCGAACCGGTCTGCATGGGCAGCATCCTGCGTGTCCCAGCGGGGAAGTCGCACCCGAAGAACGCCATCGTGTTTGCGAACCCCGATAACCTGGAAGGATCCAGCAAACGCAGAGGCCCCAACCGGGACCGCAAAAACCTGACACTACAGGTGAGTTTCGATGACTGCCAGTCCTGGGCCGACAAACGCGTGCTCGAACCGGGCATCAGCGGCTACAGCGATCTGGCGGCCCTCCCGGACGGCACCATTGTCTGTTTTTACGAAGATGGCGGCCTGAAGAACAACGGTTACGACACAACCGGCTTGACAGTGGCTCGATTTCCTTTGAAATGGATACAGGAGGACTGA
- a CDS encoding oxygen-binding di-iron domain-containing protein, with amino-acid sequence MFDFETPTVNEIAPDVFRIGCYAPALDLQFNYFLVRDDAPLLFTTGYKSSFPLVQQAVAQVMDPAKLRYIAFSHFESDECGALNQWLDVAPEAEPVCSLVSAMVNINDFAIRPPKGMVDGEQLNTGKYQYRFCSTAQLPHGWDAGLLYEETQGTLFCSDLFHQGGNVDALTESDLSEQVLAAMQQMQAGPLADYIPYTKQTDRILNRLADLKPKTLAIMHGSSFAGDGEQAFRDLSTAMQSVFG; translated from the coding sequence ATGTTCGACTTCGAGACCCCCACCGTGAATGAAATTGCTCCCGATGTGTTTCGGATTGGCTGTTATGCGCCGGCGCTGGATCTGCAGTTTAATTATTTTCTGGTGCGGGATGATGCACCGCTGCTGTTTACGACCGGGTACAAATCCAGCTTTCCCCTCGTGCAGCAAGCGGTCGCGCAGGTGATGGATCCGGCGAAACTGCGGTATATCGCCTTCAGTCATTTTGAGTCGGATGAATGCGGGGCGCTCAACCAGTGGCTGGACGTGGCGCCCGAGGCGGAGCCGGTCTGCAGCCTGGTCTCGGCGATGGTGAATATCAACGACTTCGCGATCCGGCCGCCGAAAGGGATGGTCGACGGCGAACAGCTCAACACGGGCAAGTACCAGTACCGCTTCTGCTCGACCGCGCAGCTGCCGCACGGCTGGGATGCGGGGCTGCTCTATGAAGAGACCCAAGGGACGCTGTTCTGCTCGGACCTGTTTCACCAGGGGGGCAACGTGGATGCGCTCACCGAAAGCGATCTGTCGGAGCAGGTGCTGGCGGCGATGCAGCAGATGCAGGCTGGTCCGCTGGCTGACTATATTCCTTATACGAAACAGACGGATCGGATCTTAAACCGGCTGGCGGATCTGAAACCCAAAACGCTGGCGATCATGCACGGCTCCAGCTTCGCCGGCGATGGGGAACAGGCCTTCCGGGATCTGTCGACGGCGATGCAGAGCGTCTTCGGTTGA
- a CDS encoding BON domain-containing protein produces the protein MKQHIPAVNHTLFFHPIKPRRGIFPVALLLSLCLVGSTSVSAGEKSPAKQETASQPKTSDVDLKALTDELIMLAIDDELRRSEAVDGHRIDVDVAQGIVTLSGHVNNYLAKEIAVGLAERVRGTVSVIDEMVVNVEPSEDKVLIRDIQSALKADPGTQHLSVKVAAERGEVTLTGEVPTTGEKTLAGEVAMGVKGLTELENQLKVNHKKQLSDDDMQHEISELIKYAVLLDDSELEVQVKDRTAIITGRVARAFQKSHADMLAYLGGAKEVDSRGVLVYWKHTNPMLRTKRYEQATDADIKQAVERTFKYDPRLLSYDPKVTVKGGVVTLTGDVGNQAAQRAADKDARHTIGVRRVKNNLSVRWEDKPPTDQQIADFTRAALARDPYLERHNLIVECRNAHVSLYGLVDTQFEKYHADWIASRQKGVVHINDYLAVRKKWKPKSDAAIEADLKEKLAYDFIGPDNQVSATVENGVAILRGTVDSWLMWQRALDLAIAAGAREPHNLIEVRYGLPSGPHYYGPHMYVPR, from the coding sequence ATGAAACAGCACATCCCAGCCGTGAACCACACTCTGTTTTTCCATCCAATCAAACCGCGGCGGGGGATCTTCCCGGTCGCGCTCCTGTTGTCTCTCTGCCTGGTCGGCTCGACCAGTGTGAGTGCCGGGGAGAAATCGCCGGCGAAACAGGAAACAGCCAGTCAGCCCAAAACCAGCGACGTGGACCTGAAAGCACTGACCGATGAGCTGATCATGCTGGCCATCGACGATGAACTGCGGCGGTCCGAAGCCGTCGACGGGCATCGCATCGATGTAGACGTCGCGCAGGGCATCGTGACCCTCTCGGGGCATGTCAACAATTACCTGGCGAAAGAGATCGCCGTCGGCCTGGCCGAGCGGGTGCGCGGCACCGTTTCTGTGATTGACGAAATGGTGGTGAATGTCGAACCGTCGGAGGACAAGGTCTTAATCAGAGATATCCAGAGCGCCCTCAAAGCCGACCCGGGTACGCAGCATCTTTCCGTCAAAGTCGCTGCGGAACGGGGCGAGGTGACCCTCACGGGAGAGGTTCCCACCACGGGGGAAAAGACCCTGGCGGGGGAAGTCGCGATGGGCGTCAAAGGCTTGACTGAACTGGAGAATCAGTTAAAGGTCAACCATAAAAAACAGCTCAGCGACGACGACATGCAACATGAAATCAGCGAACTGATCAAGTACGCGGTCCTGCTGGACGATTCCGAACTGGAAGTGCAAGTCAAAGATCGAACCGCGATTATCACCGGCCGCGTTGCCCGGGCGTTCCAGAAATCGCACGCCGACATGCTGGCTTACCTCGGGGGAGCGAAAGAGGTCGACAGTCGCGGCGTGCTCGTGTACTGGAAGCACACCAATCCAATGTTGCGGACAAAACGCTACGAACAGGCAACCGATGCGGACATCAAGCAAGCCGTCGAAAGAACGTTCAAATACGATCCCCGCTTGCTCAGTTACGATCCCAAAGTGACCGTCAAAGGCGGCGTGGTCACACTCACGGGTGATGTGGGGAATCAGGCGGCTCAGCGCGCTGCAGACAAAGATGCCCGCCATACGATTGGGGTCCGCCGGGTCAAAAATAACCTGAGCGTGCGCTGGGAAGACAAACCGCCCACCGATCAGCAGATCGCCGATTTCACGCGGGCCGCCCTCGCCCGCGATCCCTATCTCGAACGGCATAATCTGATTGTCGAATGTCGCAACGCCCATGTCAGTCTGTATGGGCTGGTCGACACCCAGTTCGAAAAGTACCACGCAGACTGGATCGCGAGCCGGCAGAAAGGCGTGGTGCACATCAACGATTACCTGGCGGTGCGCAAAAAATGGAAACCCAAAAGTGATGCCGCGATCGAGGCGGATCTGAAAGAAAAACTGGCCTACGACTTTATCGGTCCCGATAACCAGGTCTCTGCTACCGTGGAGAACGGGGTCGCCATCCTGCGGGGCACCGTGGATTCCTGGCTGATGTGGCAACGAGCCCTGGATCTGGCGATCGCAGCCGGTGCCCGAGAGCCGCATAACCTGATCGAGGTCCGCTACGGATTGCCGTCAGGTCCCCATTATTACGGACCGCACATGTATGTGCCGCGCTAA
- a CDS encoding FAD-dependent oxidoreductase: MFRSLAPVAVLLCSYFTILSPLSAAEPDHRVDICVYGGTSGGVVAAVKAARLGKTAILIEPGQHLGGMSSGGLSFSDMGKSATVAGMAREFYERIGKKYGKPLETRLEPHVAEQVFEEMIKEAGVKVIRGEPLQKVRKQGPRIVELITDKGTRIAADMFIDCTYEGDLLAAAGVSYSLTREANSKYNETLNGVQLYEIPQVHFGKVDKIGRRKDRRGLWDRAIPLDPYQTPGKPESGLLPLIEEGELGKIGEAAPGVQAYCFRLCVTDQPKNRIPIAAPANYDPARYEIVARYIAACQQAGDDMDLRWFTKHDALPNGKFDFNTAYFGLNYVGGNKGYSEASHAERQQIIKEHENYARGLFYFLKTDERVPQKVREQVSRYGLCKDEFQDNGGWPHQLYIRESRRMISDLVMTEHYCRHQVVAPKSVGLASYGIDIHEIRRIVHNGVMVREGKLLGHHSTRGPYPIGLDAIVPKPEECDNLLVTFAISASHVAFGSTRMEPVLMILSQSAATAASQAIDVGCKIQDVNYQRLRTQLLADGQLLDWPSPVQNGKSTARVIVDPETLPGIVLDDSDAEFTGSWAESNGQPSPIGRSYSHDGNKDRGQKSARFTPEIKQSGDYEVRLLYTWHPNRATKVPVTIRSADGEKTVTVNQRQPALVKQVPVSLGTFHFAAGQPASVTVPNRGADGYVVVDGLQLLPVKLAKEERAGKRKSGYPQLTMEAKPKFRQPNAAQAKTVAFSPLAEKTLPRTPGASTRHSAEPVQLAKASTADEVAGKSYDVVVVGGTGGGVATAVRAARKGCSVLLVQHNGHIGGMMTNGLMQWDALYGGPRAPLFSELLENIENYYIETFGRDSRDHQTIRYTHEKYPIGWAEPHVAEREYNRLVAQEKNITLLLHHYPTDVDRQGALIKAVTLCRYGTPETIQVQGTTFVDATYEGDLFALADVPYRVGREARDEFNEPHAGKVFVNIDGHRPESVVKEGLNIRVYGARQGSVDPTSPFAADGAVQAYNYRFCVTSDPANRLPIPKPARYDRADYLDFHRRYIPASRGPNHKSHVNSPIMPGQNHAYPEADWPTREKIIQQHLDFGLGLMWFLQHDESIPESKRQEYLKWGLPKDEYADYDHVPYEMYVREARRIVGRHVFNENDGMFVKEYRRTPIHADSIAVTDWYMDSHSCTTDSRPGFKYDGKLILTEESRPSQIPYRALLPRGVDNLLVPVCLSATHIAWGAIRLEPVYLSTGEAAGYAAALAKQHATTPADLDPDLLLKTLVRRRQLVSFFNDLKVNDSDPAIPAAQYFATKGFFNDYNARLNEPLTQAVRGVWERGLKQLEQGTLDARKLAVEVQEAEAQQSPASGETRGAFLLQAWEQLKL, from the coding sequence ATGTTTCGTTCCCTCGCTCCCGTTGCTGTGCTGCTCTGCAGCTACTTCACCATTCTGTCCCCCCTCTCTGCTGCCGAACCGGATCACCGCGTCGATATCTGCGTCTATGGCGGTACGTCGGGTGGGGTGGTTGCGGCTGTCAAAGCGGCCCGCCTGGGCAAGACCGCCATCCTGATCGAACCGGGACAGCACCTCGGGGGCATGAGTTCCGGAGGCCTCAGCTTTTCCGACATGGGGAAGTCAGCCACCGTGGCCGGCATGGCCCGCGAGTTCTACGAACGGATCGGGAAAAAATATGGGAAGCCGCTGGAAACGCGTCTGGAGCCGCACGTCGCCGAACAGGTCTTTGAAGAAATGATCAAGGAAGCGGGCGTGAAAGTCATCCGGGGCGAACCGCTGCAGAAAGTCCGGAAGCAGGGTCCCCGCATTGTAGAACTGATCACCGATAAAGGAACCCGCATCGCAGCAGACATGTTTATCGACTGCACCTACGAAGGGGATCTGCTGGCGGCCGCCGGCGTGTCGTATTCGCTGACTCGCGAAGCCAATTCAAAGTACAACGAAACGCTGAACGGCGTGCAGCTGTATGAGATTCCCCAGGTCCACTTTGGCAAGGTCGACAAGATCGGCCGCCGCAAAGACAGGCGGGGGCTGTGGGACCGCGCGATTCCCCTTGATCCCTACCAGACTCCCGGCAAACCGGAGAGCGGCCTGCTGCCACTGATTGAGGAAGGGGAGCTGGGAAAAATCGGTGAGGCGGCCCCTGGCGTGCAGGCTTACTGTTTCCGTTTGTGCGTCACAGATCAGCCCAAGAACCGGATTCCGATCGCGGCGCCGGCCAACTACGATCCGGCCCGTTACGAGATCGTGGCCCGCTATATTGCCGCCTGTCAGCAGGCGGGCGACGACATGGACCTCCGCTGGTTCACCAAGCACGATGCCCTCCCCAACGGCAAGTTCGATTTCAACACCGCCTATTTTGGTCTGAACTATGTCGGCGGCAACAAGGGGTACAGCGAAGCCTCACACGCCGAGCGACAACAGATCATCAAGGAACACGAAAACTATGCTCGCGGCCTGTTCTATTTTCTGAAGACGGACGAGAGGGTGCCGCAGAAAGTGCGTGAGCAGGTCAGCCGCTACGGGCTCTGCAAAGACGAATTCCAGGACAACGGGGGCTGGCCGCACCAGCTCTATATTCGCGAATCGCGGCGGATGATCTCCGACCTGGTGATGACCGAACATTATTGCCGTCACCAGGTGGTCGCCCCGAAATCGGTCGGTCTGGCTTCGTACGGCATCGACATCCACGAAATTCGACGCATCGTGCATAACGGGGTGATGGTGCGGGAAGGCAAGCTGCTGGGGCATCACAGTACCCGCGGACCTTATCCGATCGGCTTGGACGCGATTGTCCCCAAGCCGGAAGAATGCGACAACCTGCTGGTCACGTTCGCGATCTCCGCCAGCCACGTCGCCTTCGGCTCGACCCGCATGGAACCGGTGCTGATGATTCTCAGCCAGTCCGCGGCGACCGCTGCCAGCCAGGCCATTGATGTCGGTTGTAAAATTCAGGATGTGAATTACCAGCGACTCCGCACGCAACTGCTGGCCGACGGACAGCTGCTCGACTGGCCGTCCCCGGTTCAGAACGGGAAGTCGACCGCGCGGGTGATTGTGGACCCCGAGACATTACCGGGCATCGTCCTTGATGATTCCGATGCGGAATTCACAGGCAGCTGGGCGGAGAGCAACGGTCAGCCCTCCCCGATCGGCAGGAGCTATTCTCACGATGGGAACAAAGACCGGGGCCAGAAGTCGGCCCGGTTCACGCCGGAAATCAAACAGTCGGGCGACTATGAAGTTCGCCTGCTCTATACGTGGCATCCGAACCGGGCGACCAAAGTTCCGGTGACGATCCGGAGTGCCGATGGTGAGAAGACGGTGACCGTCAATCAGCGGCAGCCGGCGCTGGTGAAACAGGTGCCGGTCTCACTGGGGACGTTTCACTTTGCAGCGGGGCAGCCAGCCTCGGTCACGGTCCCCAACCGCGGGGCCGACGGTTATGTTGTCGTGGATGGCCTGCAGCTGCTGCCGGTGAAACTCGCCAAGGAGGAACGGGCGGGAAAACGGAAATCGGGATATCCCCAGCTGACGATGGAAGCGAAACCGAAGTTTCGGCAGCCCAACGCGGCCCAGGCCAAAACGGTCGCCTTCTCCCCACTGGCGGAGAAGACCTTGCCCCGCACGCCCGGTGCATCGACGCGGCACTCCGCTGAACCGGTGCAACTGGCGAAGGCATCGACGGCGGATGAGGTCGCAGGCAAATCGTATGACGTCGTCGTCGTGGGCGGCACCGGGGGCGGTGTGGCGACCGCGGTCCGGGCGGCCCGGAAAGGGTGTTCGGTACTGCTGGTCCAGCACAACGGGCACATTGGTGGAATGATGACCAACGGACTGATGCAGTGGGACGCCTTGTACGGCGGACCGCGTGCCCCGCTGTTCAGCGAGCTGTTGGAAAATATCGAGAACTACTATATCGAGACCTTCGGCCGCGACTCGCGCGATCATCAGACGATCCGTTATACCCATGAAAAATACCCAATCGGATGGGCCGAACCGCACGTCGCCGAGCGGGAGTACAACCGGCTGGTCGCACAGGAAAAAAACATCACGCTGCTCCTGCATCACTACCCGACGGACGTCGATCGCCAGGGCGCGCTGATCAAAGCGGTCACTCTCTGCCGGTATGGCACGCCCGAGACAATTCAGGTGCAGGGGACCACGTTTGTCGATGCGACCTACGAAGGGGATCTGTTCGCGCTGGCGGACGTCCCTTACCGTGTGGGCCGCGAAGCTCGTGACGAGTTTAACGAGCCGCACGCGGGGAAAGTCTTCGTCAATATTGACGGGCATCGGCCCGAGAGCGTCGTCAAAGAGGGACTCAACATCCGCGTGTACGGTGCCCGGCAGGGGAGCGTCGATCCGACCAGCCCGTTTGCGGCGGACGGGGCGGTGCAGGCTTATAACTACCGGTTCTGTGTGACCTCCGATCCCGCAAACCGGCTGCCGATTCCGAAGCCGGCCCGTTACGATCGCGCGGACTACCTGGACTTTCACCGCCGCTACATCCCGGCGAGTCGGGGACCGAACCACAAGTCGCACGTCAACAGCCCGATCATGCCGGGTCAGAATCACGCCTATCCCGAAGCCGACTGGCCGACCCGCGAGAAGATCATCCAGCAGCACCTCGACTTTGGCCTGGGACTGATGTGGTTCCTGCAGCACGATGAATCGATCCCGGAATCCAAACGACAGGAGTACCTCAAATGGGGGCTGCCGAAAGACGAATACGCCGACTATGATCATGTACCCTATGAAATGTATGTCCGCGAAGCGCGACGGATCGTGGGTAGGCATGTCTTCAATGAAAATGACGGGATGTTTGTGAAGGAGTATCGACGGACGCCGATCCACGCCGACAGCATCGCGGTGACCGACTGGTACATGGACTCGCACTCCTGCACAACCGACAGCCGGCCCGGCTTCAAATATGACGGCAAGCTGATTCTGACCGAAGAGTCCCGCCCGTCACAGATCCCGTACCGCGCACTGCTGCCGCGGGGGGTCGACAATCTGCTGGTGCCGGTCTGCCTCTCCGCGACGCACATCGCCTGGGGAGCCATCCGCCTGGAACCGGTCTACCTCTCCACGGGCGAAGCCGCCGGTTACGCCGCCGCTCTGGCAAAGCAACACGCGACCACACCGGCCGACCTCGATCCCGATCTGTTGCTGAAAACGCTGGTCCGCCGGCGGCAGCTGGTCAGTTTCTTCAACGATCTGAAAGTGAACGACTCAGATCCCGCGATTCCGGCCGCCCAGTATTTCGCCACGAAAGGGTTCTTCAACGATTACAACGCCCGGCTGAACGAACCGTTGACGCAAGCGGTCCGCGGCGTGTGGGAGCGGGGGCTGAAACAACTGGAGCAGGGGACGCTGGATGCCCGTAAGCTGGCCGTGGAGGTGCAGGAGGCGGAAGCGCAGCAGTCGCCGGCGTCGGGGGAGACGCGCGGGGCGTTTCTGCTGCAGGCGTGGGAGCAACTCAAGCTGTAG